A stretch of DNA from Candidatus Cloacimonas sp.:
TTATTATTGGGATTAACGGTGCTCGGTTCATCACTTTTAGGAGTAAATATCAGCAAAGTTCAGCCCTATCTTAAATATCCTATTTATATCGGTTTAGCAATGATTTTGCTGTTCAATAGCCCCGGTAAAAACATCATTCTTAATATTCTCAATGGTTTTTGGCTGCTCTATCAAATCGTTACCGGTTACTTTGGCGATATTTTATCTTACATCCGTCTTTTTGCTCTAAGCATTTCCAGCGCTATCTTGGGCTTTGTGATGAATTCCATTGGCAGCCAGATTGCGAGTGGAATTCCAGTTGTCGGACCGGTAATTTTTGTGCTGTTTATGCTTTTTGGGCATACTTTAAATATTGCCTTGGGCGGTCTTAGCGGTTTTGTTCATCCTTTACGGCTCACTTTCGTAGAGTTTTACAAAAATTCCGCTTTCGCAGGTCCCGGGCTGGAATATAAACCCTTTGGCAAGAAGGAATAACAAGGGAGGTTAAAATGCCTGATTCCTTACACACAGTAGTTCAACCAATCGTTGCCACTATGGCGAGCCAAAATTTAGCATATTTTTTGGCTTGGATCGGACTTTTCCTGATGGTTGCTCTTTCCGGAGTGGGAAGTGCCTGGGGAACTGTTATCGGTGGTCGTGCAACAGTTGGTGCAATGAAAAAAAGGGATGATGTTTTTCCCAGCTGTATGATCCTTTCCGCTTTACCTGGAACGCAGGGTCTATACGGTTTCGGTTCTTTTTTCATCCTGAAAGCTTATGTTACTCCCCAAATTAATATGCTTCAGGCCTGTGCCATTTTAGGAGCAGGTTTAATTTCGGGAATTGTGAATATTATTTCTGCTTATCATCAAGCCAGAATTGTATCCACAGGTATTGAAAGTATTGGTTCGGGACACGATGTTTTTGCCAAAACCCTTATTTTGGGTGTGTTTCCGGAACTTTATGCTATTATTGGTTTTGCTGCCTGTTTCCTGATTGGTGGAGTAATTCCAACTTTAGCTTAAAAACAAACTTGCAAAACGAAAAGGTGAGGTTTTTATAACCTCACCTTTTTCTATTAGTGATAATTGCTATCGGTTAGAGAAGTTCAATTACTACGAATTTCTGTTTACGGAAGCTTGTTGCATCAAGAATTGTAAGGACATTCTGATCGCCTTCTTTTTCTACTTTATAGGAAGTGGCAGGGTGATTAGTAAGGATAGAATAGCCCTTTTTCGTAGCTGGAAAAGTAATTTGCTGATTTTCCAGCAGGTTAATGGTAGTGAATTGTTCCACCGGGATATTTTGTTTCACGGTGGAGACCTTGCCGATGCCTAAAAGTCCACCTTTTCTATCCATAATTCCTTTGGACATTAGTTCTTTGCGAGTTCCGGACACATAATAAATGGTATTTGCTTCAATGCTTTGTTGCGTAATCTGTTGTTCTTTTTCCGTAATCGTCATTTCGCGTTTCTGAATTTCTTCGGCGCTGCTTCTTCTTTCCGTTTCCAGGGTTTCGTTCAAAATGCCTAAGCGCTGTTGTAATTCATCCATAATTTGTTCTTTTTCGCTAATGCTGTTTTTAAGTTTATTCACAATTTCCTGAACACCTTTCAACTGGCTTTTGGAGGTGGCAAGTTGTTTTTCCAGAGTAGTAATTTTCTTTTTATCGGCTTCAATTTGGTCGCGCATATTAGCTATGGAGTTAATAATTTTGTTTCTCCGCTCTTCGGGTGAAGTTCCGGGAATTTCTTTCTGGGTAAAAAGCTGTCCGGAGAGGTCTTGTTCCAGCGATTCCAAGCTTGATTGAATTTCGTTAATTGTGGAAGTAGAGGTTTCATACAGTTTTTTCAATTCTTCGTTGTTTTTCATAATATCTTTGGATTTGTCATTAGCATTAACCCAAAGGACGGCAAAAACGATAGTTAGAATTGCCAGGATTGCCACGATAATCGCTGTTGAAGCTTTCATGCTTGACTCCTTTGTCTTGTAATTTAGTTTGGCATTCAAAAATATAACCTGCTATTCT
This window harbors:
- a CDS encoding V-type ATP synthase subunit K yields the protein MPDSLHTVVQPIVATMASQNLAYFLAWIGLFLMVALSGVGSAWGTVIGGRATVGAMKKRDDVFPSCMILSALPGTQGLYGFGSFFILKAYVTPQINMLQACAILGAGLISGIVNIISAYHQARIVSTGIESIGSGHDVFAKTLILGVFPELYAIIGFAACFLIGGVIPTLA